From one Stigmatopora nigra isolate UIUO_SnigA chromosome 8, RoL_Snig_1.1, whole genome shotgun sequence genomic stretch:
- the tmem160 gene encoding transmembrane protein 160, with translation MAFLRLFMRRQLPMTASHFSRIIARLPRPPGGGLPDTTRRTLTEKGPWGKNRAQEPTQQYQLSDLDKADALILRKSHETGFLSWFRNGLLATGIGVIAFVQSEVGREAAYAFFIMGGACVSFGAASYVASLLTLRKLMLLSVPAVLIQGAVVGSVALFWLCAVSLYIGRLEVEIIHEDDEEGEECQECRDRREHRGYRGGPPHDRRHHDPDDGDKKGIDK, from the exons ATGGCTTTCTTGCGTTTATTCATGCGGCGGCAGTTGCCCATGACCGCGTCACATTTTTCTCGCATCATCGCGAGGCTACCACGACCTCCAGGCGGGGGGTTGCCGGACACTACACGGCGGACACTTACCGAGAAAGGGCCATGGGGGAAGAACCGGGCACAAGAGCCGACACAGCAGTACCAGCTATCGGATCTTGACAAGGCGGACGCTTTG ATTCTGAGGAAGTCTCACGAAACAG GGTTCCTATCGTGGTTCCGAAATGGTCTCCTGGCAACCGGAATCGGTGTCATCGCCTTCGTCCAGAGTGAAGTGGGACGGGAGGCGGCATACG CCTTCTTCATCATGGGCGGAGCATGCGTCTCCTTTGGCGCCGCCTCCTACGTGGCGAGCCTCTTGACCCTCCGGAAGCTGATGCTGCTGTCCGTGCCCGCGGTGCTGATCCAGGGAGCCGTAGTGGGCAGTGTGGCCCTCTTCTGGCTGTGCGCCGTGTCGCTCTACATCGGTCGCCTAGAAGTGGAAATCATCCACGAGGATGACGAGGAGGGAGAAGAGTGCCAGGAGTGCCGTGACAGGCGCGAGCACAGAGGTTACCGAGGAGGACCCCCGCACGACAGGAGGCATCATGACCCCGATGACGGAGATAAAAAAGGGATTGACAAGTAG